In Kaistia defluvii, one genomic interval encodes:
- a CDS encoding response regulator transcription factor — MNETAHARDIVLVVDDSPETLSFLTEALERSGATVLVATSGMRALALVERITPDVVLMDAVMPGMDGFETCRRLKANAALAHVPILFMTGLSETEHILEGLEAGGVDYVTKPIVLDVLLARIRVHLANARTAQSARMALDTAGRYLLAANREGEIRWCTPQAVKLLEATLPNRDGTIHLPESVKIWLRISAGQRGGLAPPGPITVEGGRQLQLAFVGKTGEDEFLFRLSSDDDQGQEALLRKQFTVTQREAEVLLWIARGKSNRDIAEILGLSPRTVNKHLEQVYQKLGVENRASAAITALTALGEG; from the coding sequence ATGAATGAGACGGCGCATGCCCGCGACATCGTCCTCGTCGTCGACGATTCACCCGAGACGCTGAGCTTCCTCACCGAGGCGCTGGAACGCTCGGGCGCCACCGTGCTGGTCGCCACATCGGGCATGCGCGCGCTGGCGCTGGTCGAGCGGATCACGCCCGACGTGGTGCTGATGGATGCCGTCATGCCGGGCATGGACGGTTTCGAGACCTGCCGCCGCCTCAAGGCCAATGCGGCGCTGGCGCATGTGCCGATCCTGTTCATGACCGGACTTTCAGAAACCGAGCACATCCTCGAAGGGCTGGAGGCTGGCGGCGTCGACTATGTAACCAAGCCGATCGTGCTCGACGTGCTGCTCGCGCGCATCCGTGTCCATCTCGCCAATGCCCGCACGGCGCAGAGTGCCCGCATGGCGCTCGATACCGCCGGGCGCTATTTGCTCGCCGCCAACCGCGAGGGCGAAATCCGCTGGTGCACGCCGCAGGCGGTGAAGCTGCTGGAAGCGACGCTGCCGAACCGCGACGGCACCATACACCTGCCCGAAAGCGTCAAGATCTGGCTGCGCATCTCGGCCGGCCAGCGCGGCGGCCTCGCACCACCCGGCCCGATCACCGTCGAAGGCGGCAGGCAGTTGCAGCTCGCCTTTGTCGGCAAGACCGGCGAGGACGAGTTCCTGTTCCGCCTGTCGAGCGATGACGACCAGGGCCAGGAAGCGCTGCTGCGCAAGCAGTTCACCGTCACCCAGCGCGAGGCGGAAGTACTGCTGTGGATCGCGCGCGGAAAATCCAACCGCGACATCGCCGAGATCCTCGGCTTGTCGCCGCGCACGGTGAACAAGCACCTGGAACAGGTCTACCAGAAGCTCGGAGTCGAAAACCGCGCCTCCGCCGCCATCACCGCGCTGACGGCGCTCGGCGAGGGATGA
- the pbpC gene encoding penicillin-binding protein 1C yields the protein MAIAGLSLGLVAFFSCAWLGGVLAEIDKTLPPVPDSAKVPTSQIVVDRSDTLLRPYTIAEGRWRLPVTLAEVDPMFLTMLKGYEDRRFDEHHGVDWRAFARAAGQILRNGHVVSGGSTLTMQVARLVQGGSTRQAESKLKQIVHARALEQKLDKSQILSLYLALAPYGGNLEGIRAATLAYFGKEPRRLTIAEAALLVALPQSPEARRPDRDPKAAKAARDRVLDRLVTAGILDEETAASAKTERIPEARKPFPMLAAHLGDQARKRHPADPVIKLTLDGRLQAKLETLASTRAAKVGAKASVAILVADQVTGDILASVGSAGFMDDGRNGYVDMTEAVRSPGSTLKPLIYGLAFEQGLAHPQSLIEDKPSAFAGYAPVNFDGFYRGTVTIHDALTQSLNVPAVQVLDAVGPARLIARLKRAAANPRLPDMSAAGLAVGLGGVGISLRDLVSVYAAIARGGRPVALHPEPVPIVVSADTAPVLDPLAAWYVSDILADVPPPTIGARGRIAYKTGTSYGYRDAWSIGFDGRTVIGVWAGRADGAPVSGLSGIGTAAPVLFEAFDKMGGERAPLPPAPRGALIASNGELPAPLKRFRGTDTLANKAPDTPQIAFPPDGVQVDLGIRAGDPMPLMIKIRNGQPPFTWFANGVPIAQTPFSRAESWEPDGPGFVTLSVVDSAGRSDRVTVFVE from the coding sequence TTGGCCATCGCCGGGCTGTCGCTCGGGCTGGTGGCGTTCTTCTCCTGTGCCTGGCTTGGCGGCGTGCTGGCGGAGATCGACAAAACCCTGCCGCCGGTGCCCGATTCGGCCAAGGTCCCGACCTCGCAGATCGTCGTCGACCGCAGCGATACGCTGCTTCGGCCCTACACCATCGCCGAGGGACGCTGGCGGTTGCCGGTGACGCTTGCCGAGGTCGATCCGATGTTCCTCACCATGCTGAAAGGCTATGAGGATCGCCGCTTCGACGAGCACCACGGCGTCGACTGGCGCGCCTTTGCCCGCGCCGCCGGCCAGATCCTGCGCAACGGCCATGTCGTTTCCGGCGGCTCGACGCTGACCATGCAGGTCGCGCGCCTCGTCCAGGGCGGCTCGACCCGCCAGGCCGAGAGCAAGCTCAAGCAGATCGTCCATGCGCGGGCGCTCGAACAGAAACTCGACAAGAGCCAGATCCTGTCGCTCTACCTGGCGCTGGCGCCCTATGGCGGCAATCTCGAAGGCATCCGCGCCGCGACGCTCGCCTATTTCGGCAAGGAGCCGCGCCGGCTGACGATCGCCGAGGCCGCTTTGCTCGTCGCCCTGCCGCAATCGCCCGAAGCGCGGCGGCCGGACCGGGATCCCAAGGCGGCGAAGGCGGCGCGCGACCGCGTGCTCGACCGGCTGGTGACCGCCGGCATCCTGGACGAAGAGACCGCCGCCTCGGCCAAGACCGAGCGCATTCCGGAGGCGCGAAAGCCGTTCCCGATGCTCGCCGCGCATCTGGGCGACCAGGCGCGCAAGCGCCATCCCGCCGATCCCGTGATCAAACTCACCCTCGATGGCCGCCTCCAAGCCAAGCTGGAAACCTTGGCCAGCACGCGGGCCGCCAAGGTGGGCGCCAAGGCCTCGGTCGCCATTCTGGTGGCCGACCAGGTCACCGGCGACATCCTCGCCTCGGTCGGCTCGGCCGGCTTCATGGATGACGGCCGCAACGGCTATGTCGACATGACGGAAGCGGTGCGTTCGCCCGGCTCGACTCTGAAGCCGCTGATCTACGGCCTCGCCTTCGAGCAGGGCCTTGCCCATCCGCAGAGCCTGATCGAGGACAAGCCCTCGGCTTTCGCCGGCTACGCCCCCGTCAATTTCGACGGATTCTATCGCGGCACGGTGACGATCCACGACGCGCTGACGCAATCGCTCAACGTCCCCGCCGTGCAGGTGCTCGACGCGGTGGGGCCGGCGCGGCTGATCGCCCGGCTGAAGCGTGCGGCGGCCAATCCGCGCCTGCCGGACATGTCGGCGGCGGGCCTCGCCGTCGGGCTCGGCGGCGTCGGCATCTCGCTGCGCGATCTCGTCTCGGTCTATGCGGCGATCGCGCGCGGCGGCCGGCCGGTGGCGTTGCATCCCGAGCCGGTACCGATCGTCGTCTCGGCCGATACCGCGCCGGTGCTCGATCCGCTCGCCGCCTGGTATGTCTCCGACATCCTGGCCGACGTGCCGCCGCCCACCATCGGCGCGCGCGGCCGCATCGCCTACAAGACCGGCACCTCCTATGGCTATCGCGACGCCTGGTCGATCGGCTTCGATGGGCGCACGGTGATCGGCGTCTGGGCCGGCCGGGCCGATGGCGCGCCCGTCTCCGGCCTCTCCGGAATCGGCACGGCGGCGCCGGTGCTCTTCGAGGCGTTCGACAAAATGGGCGGCGAGCGCGCGCCGCTGCCGCCCGCCCCGCGCGGCGCGCTGATCGCCTCCAATGGCGAGTTGCCGGCGCCGCTGAAGCGCTTCCGCGGCACGGATACGCTGGCCAACAAGGCGCCCGACACGCCACAGATCGCCTTCCCACCGGATGGCGTCCAGGTCGATCTAGGCATCCGCGCCGGCGATCCGATGCCGCTGATGATCAAGATCCGCAACGGCCAGCCGCCCTTCACCTGGTTCGCCAATGGCGTGCCGATCGCGCAGACGCCGTTTTCGCGGGCCGAAAGCTGGGAGCCGGACGGGCCGGGATTTGTTACCTTGTCGGTGGTCGATTCGGCCGGAAGGTCGGATCGCGTCACGGTATTCGTGGAATAG
- a CDS encoding alpha-2-macroglobulin family protein produces MRAMGGIRGASRMLGLAFGLALSLGGLAAPAQAQDGEARRVIISRDADYPGFDLQTIKDIDQKACATACVDDQSCKAFTYNTKAKWCFLKSDFGSLAVAPGATAGRIVVAKAIDKTTQEKRIEELTFLGPSPFEAAKAQLNTLARDYPSHGVGYDTIRQGADRARANGNTTELERDLGAMLAIAPDDAGIWREFALGLLKRNPDDYSQRQEVLAAATSAAINAYLRADGAGDQALSLALLAHSLERREMWKQAIKAYRLSLEYKQDPQFRAAYDKLIAERGFRIVSNTVDADAASPRMCVVFSDPLPVADTTLSDYVIVEGGKGLAVEPQDSQICVDGLKHGQRYTLRFRAGLPSADGEKLAQTASVSSYIRDRAPWVGFAGNAYVLPAGQGASIPIDSINTDLIDAEVYRIGDRSIAIAVRDGNFLRQLDSYSASQIANTSGTSVWKGQIEVGAKKLNENITTAIPIGDAVKTIEPGVYVITAKAATKGSSDGGYDSSLATQWFIVSDLGLSALSGNDGVHAVIRSLNTAQALAGVKVKLVATNDEVLGEATTNADGYVHFEPGLARGTGGMAPQLLVAQTAAGDYAFLDMKKTAFDLTDRGVDGRPAPGPLDTFFTSERGIYRPGETVHLTALLRDAQAKAVNGLPLTLVVDRPDGVEFLRTKLTEEGQGGYSHDVAIPDDAQRGAWRFQLYADPDGAALTEISALVDDFEPERIAFELKTTAERLTSGGTFPIQLTAKYLYGAKAIGLGVDGDIIATPTSTSADYPGFSFGLADDPVESVRDSLGASAVTDDAGEASFDATVPTLPETTKLFNAEIVVRVTDTNGRAVERRLSLPADGTKPHIGIKPNFDGSVSEGAAAGFELIAIGPDGKRIDAKGATWQIEKLDTNYQWYRRDGAWKYEAITTATRVANGTVDLDASKPATIEGKVDWGRFRLTVALAGEAPTSSSYNFDAGWYVDASAASETPDMLTVSLDQKNYKPGDTAKLRLDPRFPGIAQIMVIDDRVIDMKTVEVPEGGTTVDLPVTANWGPGAYVTATLFRPMDVQAKRMPTRALGLAWVPVDPADRRIDVQLDTEDQIRPRGPLTIPVTLANLKKGEEAYVTVAAVDIGILNLTQFKTPDPDGWYFSQRRLGMEIRDLYGLLIDRMQGVPGRLRSGGDGGAPGLKSVPPTEKLIAYYSGVVKVDENGKATITFDVPDFNGSVRVMAMAWSKEGIGHAEKEVIIRDPVVVMASLPRFMTPDDQSRILVEINNVEGPAGDYQLTVDAPGVAIDPGDADKQVRLEKAGRMTVALPIKAVDIGDHQITVSLASPENGQTFDRSYMLGIRPAGQPVSRRSLISLAPGNKLTVDEYAFAEFVPGTTSATLAIGGSAKLDVAAILASLDRYPYGCTEQITSKAMPLLYLNQVAATIGIAQDSELRKRLQDSIGKVLDNQSSAGSFGLWGPGYEDLWLDAYVTDFLTRAKAAGYLVPEVAFNNALDNLSNKVGYAQDFDKGGEAIAYSLYVLARNGKAAIGDLRYYAESKLNNFATPLAQAQIGAALALYGDKARSGSVLKVAIDNLQRHYGPMLAGREDYGSTLRDQAAVLTLVAESGDKRFDVKTLVDDVATTRDNRRYISTQEQGWMLMAAAAMMSDLSKASIDVDGNTADVPLYRKLLGSDVSPRPLVVENTSDVALDAALTLTGIPATPEPAGGEGFTITRSYFNTDGSEADPTTVGQNDRLVVVLRVLADKQRFGRLMVVDPLPAGFEIENPNISRSGDTSAYEWLKVETNVAHTEARTDRFVAAVTRSAGDPLEFSVAYGVRAVSPGQFVHPAATVEDMYDPDRQAHTDTGSVEIVGPTTTK; encoded by the coding sequence ATGCGCGCTATGGGCGGAATTCGCGGTGCGAGCCGAATGCTGGGGCTCGCTTTCGGCCTGGCGCTTTCCCTGGGCGGGCTGGCCGCCCCGGCGCAGGCGCAGGATGGCGAGGCGCGCCGCGTCATCATCAGCCGCGACGCCGACTATCCCGGTTTCGACCTGCAGACGATCAAGGATATCGACCAGAAGGCCTGCGCCACGGCCTGCGTCGACGACCAGTCCTGCAAGGCCTTCACCTACAATACCAAGGCGAAGTGGTGCTTCCTGAAGAGCGATTTCGGCAGCCTCGCCGTCGCGCCGGGCGCCACGGCCGGCCGCATCGTCGTCGCCAAGGCGATCGACAAGACCACCCAGGAAAAGCGCATCGAGGAACTGACCTTCCTCGGCCCCTCCCCTTTCGAGGCGGCCAAGGCGCAGCTCAACACGCTGGCGCGCGACTACCCCTCGCATGGCGTTGGCTATGACACGATCCGCCAAGGCGCCGACCGGGCGCGGGCGAACGGCAACACGACGGAGCTGGAACGCGATCTCGGCGCGATGCTGGCGATCGCCCCCGACGACGCCGGCATCTGGCGCGAATTCGCGCTCGGCCTGCTGAAGCGCAATCCGGACGACTATTCGCAGCGCCAGGAAGTCCTGGCGGCCGCCACCTCCGCCGCCATCAACGCCTATCTGCGCGCCGACGGCGCCGGCGACCAGGCGCTGTCTCTCGCTTTGCTCGCCCATTCGCTCGAACGGCGCGAGATGTGGAAGCAGGCGATCAAGGCCTATCGCCTCAGCCTCGAATACAAGCAGGACCCGCAGTTCCGCGCCGCCTATGACAAGCTGATCGCCGAACGGGGCTTCCGCATCGTCTCCAACACGGTCGATGCCGACGCCGCCTCGCCGCGCATGTGCGTCGTCTTCTCCGATCCGCTGCCCGTCGCCGACACCACGCTGTCCGATTATGTGATCGTCGAGGGCGGCAAGGGCCTGGCGGTCGAACCGCAGGACAGCCAGATCTGCGTCGACGGGTTGAAGCACGGCCAGCGCTATACCCTGCGCTTCCGCGCCGGCCTGCCCTCCGCCGATGGCGAGAAGCTGGCGCAGACGGCTTCCGTCTCCAGCTATATCCGCGACCGTGCTCCCTGGGTCGGCTTCGCCGGCAACGCCTATGTGCTGCCCGCCGGCCAGGGTGCGTCTATCCCTATCGACAGCATCAACACCGACCTGATCGACGCCGAGGTCTACCGCATCGGCGATCGCTCGATCGCTATCGCCGTGCGCGACGGCAATTTCCTGCGCCAGCTCGACAGCTATTCGGCCAGCCAGATCGCCAACACGTCGGGCACCTCCGTCTGGAAGGGCCAGATCGAGGTCGGCGCCAAGAAGCTGAACGAGAACATCACCACGGCGATCCCGATCGGCGACGCGGTCAAGACCATCGAACCCGGCGTCTACGTCATCACCGCCAAGGCGGCGACCAAGGGCTCCAGCGACGGCGGCTATGATTCCTCGCTCGCCACGCAATGGTTCATCGTTTCCGATCTCGGCCTGTCGGCGCTTTCCGGCAATGACGGCGTCCATGCCGTGATCCGCTCGCTCAACACGGCGCAGGCGCTGGCCGGCGTGAAGGTCAAGCTCGTCGCCACCAATGACGAAGTACTGGGCGAAGCGACCACCAATGCCGACGGCTATGTGCATTTCGAGCCGGGTCTGGCGCGCGGCACGGGCGGCATGGCGCCGCAATTGCTCGTCGCCCAGACGGCGGCCGGCGACTACGCCTTCCTCGACATGAAGAAGACGGCCTTCGACCTGACCGATCGCGGAGTCGATGGACGCCCGGCGCCGGGCCCGCTCGACACGTTCTTCACCTCCGAACGCGGCATCTATCGCCCCGGCGAGACGGTGCATCTGACCGCGCTGCTGCGCGACGCGCAGGCCAAGGCCGTCAACGGCCTGCCGCTGACGCTGGTGGTCGATCGTCCCGATGGCGTCGAATTCCTGCGCACCAAGCTCACCGAAGAGGGCCAGGGCGGCTACAGCCATGACGTCGCCATTCCCGACGACGCCCAGCGCGGCGCCTGGCGCTTCCAGCTCTATGCCGATCCCGATGGAGCGGCGCTGACCGAAATCTCGGCCCTGGTCGACGATTTCGAGCCCGAGCGGATCGCCTTCGAACTGAAGACAACGGCCGAACGGCTCACCTCCGGCGGCACCTTCCCGATCCAGCTGACCGCCAAATATCTCTATGGCGCCAAGGCGATCGGCCTCGGTGTCGACGGCGACATCATCGCGACGCCGACCAGCACCAGCGCCGACTATCCGGGCTTCTCCTTCGGCCTCGCCGACGATCCCGTCGAAAGCGTCCGCGATTCGCTCGGCGCCAGCGCCGTCACGGACGATGCGGGCGAGGCCAGCTTCGACGCCACCGTGCCGACGCTGCCCGAGACGACCAAGCTGTTCAACGCCGAGATCGTCGTTCGCGTCACCGACACCAATGGCCGCGCCGTCGAGCGCCGGCTGTCGCTGCCGGCCGACGGCACCAAGCCGCATATCGGCATCAAGCCGAATTTCGACGGCAGCGTCTCGGAAGGGGCGGCGGCCGGCTTCGAGCTGATCGCGATCGGCCCGGACGGCAAGCGCATCGACGCCAAGGGCGCGACCTGGCAGATCGAGAAGCTCGACACGAACTACCAGTGGTATCGCCGCGACGGCGCTTGGAAGTATGAGGCGATCACCACGGCGACCCGCGTCGCCAATGGCACCGTCGACCTCGACGCTTCGAAGCCCGCCACCATCGAGGGCAAGGTCGACTGGGGCCGCTTCCGCCTGACGGTGGCGCTCGCCGGCGAGGCACCGACCTCCTCGAGCTATAATTTCGACGCCGGCTGGTATGTCGACGCCTCGGCCGCTTCCGAGACGCCGGACATGCTGACCGTCTCGCTCGACCAGAAGAACTACAAGCCCGGCGACACGGCCAAGCTGCGGCTTGATCCGCGCTTCCCCGGCATCGCCCAGATCATGGTGATCGACGACCGCGTCATCGACATGAAGACGGTGGAAGTGCCGGAAGGCGGCACCACGGTCGACCTGCCGGTTACCGCCAATTGGGGTCCGGGCGCCTATGTGACCGCCACCCTGTTCCGGCCGATGGACGTCCAGGCCAAGCGCATGCCGACACGTGCGCTCGGCCTCGCCTGGGTGCCGGTCGATCCGGCCGATCGCCGGATCGACGTCCAGCTCGACACCGAGGACCAGATCCGCCCGCGCGGTCCCCTCACCATCCCCGTCACGCTCGCCAATCTGAAGAAGGGCGAGGAGGCCTATGTCACGGTCGCGGCCGTCGATATCGGCATTCTCAACCTGACCCAGTTCAAGACGCCAGACCCGGATGGCTGGTATTTCAGCCAGCGCCGGCTCGGCATGGAGATCCGCGATCTCTACGGGCTGCTGATCGACCGCATGCAGGGTGTTCCCGGCCGTCTCCGCTCCGGCGGTGATGGCGGCGCGCCCGGCCTGAAGTCGGTGCCGCCGACCGAAAAGCTGATCGCCTATTATTCCGGCGTGGTGAAGGTCGACGAGAACGGCAAGGCGACGATCACCTTCGACGTGCCAGACTTCAACGGCTCGGTCCGCGTCATGGCGATGGCCTGGTCGAAGGAGGGCATCGGCCATGCCGAGAAGGAAGTCATCATCCGCGATCCGGTCGTGGTGATGGCCAGCCTGCCGCGCTTCATGACGCCGGACGACCAGAGCCGCATCCTGGTCGAGATCAACAATGTCGAAGGTCCGGCCGGTGATTACCAGCTCACCGTCGATGCCCCCGGCGTGGCGATCGATCCCGGCGATGCCGACAAGCAGGTCCGGCTGGAAAAGGCCGGCCGCATGACGGTCGCGCTGCCGATCAAGGCGGTCGACATCGGCGACCACCAGATCACCGTCAGCCTGGCGAGCCCCGAGAACGGCCAGACCTTCGACCGCAGCTACATGCTGGGCATCCGCCCGGCCGGCCAGCCGGTTTCGCGACGCTCGCTGATCTCGCTCGCGCCCGGCAACAAGCTGACCGTCGACGAATACGCCTTTGCGGAATTCGTCCCGGGAACGACCAGCGCGACGCTCGCCATCGGCGGCTCGGCCAAGCTCGACGTGGCGGCGATCCTCGCCTCGCTCGACCGCTACCCCTATGGCTGCACCGAGCAGATCACGTCCAAGGCGATGCCGCTGCTCTACCTCAACCAGGTGGCGGCGACGATCGGCATCGCGCAGGACAGCGAACTGCGCAAGCGCCTGCAGGATTCGATCGGCAAGGTGCTGGACAACCAGTCCTCGGCCGGCTCGTTCGGCCTCTGGGGACCGGGTTATGAGGATCTCTGGCTCGACGCCTATGTCACGGACTTCCTGACCCGCGCCAAGGCGGCCGGCTATCTCGTGCCCGAGGTCGCGTTCAACAACGCGCTCGACAACCTCTCCAACAAGGTCGGCTACGCCCAGGACTTCGACAAGGGCGGCGAGGCGATCGCCTATTCGCTCTATGTGCTGGCGCGCAACGGCAAGGCGGCGATTGGCGACCTGCGCTATTACGCCGAATCCAAGCTGAACAACTTCGCCACGCCGCTGGCGCAGGCGCAGATCGGCGCGGCCCTCGCCCTCTATGGCGACAAGGCCCGTTCGGGCTCGGTGCTCAAGGTGGCGATCGACAACCTGCAGCGCCATTACGGCCCGATGCTGGCCGGGCGCGAGGATTACGGCTCTACCCTGCGCGACCAGGCGGCGGTGCTGACGCTGGTCGCCGAGAGCGGCGACAAGCGCTTCGACGTCAAGACCCTGGTCGACGACGTCGCCACCACCCGCGACAACCGCCGCTACATCTCGACCCAGGAGCAGGGCTGGATGCTGATGGCGGCGGCCGCGATGATGTCGGACCTGAGCAAGGCCTCGATCGATGTTGACGGCAACACCGCCGACGTGCCGCTCTACCGCAAGCTGCTCGGCTCCGACGTGTCGCCGCGGCCGCTGGTCGTGGAGAACACCAGCGACGTGGCGCTCGACGCGGCGCTTACGCTGACCGGCATCCCGGCGACGCCGGAACCGGCCGGCGGCGAGGGCTTCACCATCACGCGCAGCTATTTCAACACCGACGGCAGCGAGGCCGACCCGACGACGGTCGGCCAGAACGACCGGCTGGTGGTGGTGCTGCGGGTGCTGGCCGACAAGCAGCGTTTCGGACGGCTGATGGTGGTCGATCCGCTGCCGGCCGGCTTCGAGATCGAGAACCCCAACATCTCGCGCTCGGGCGATACGTCGGCCTATGAATGGCTGAAGGTCGAGACCAATGTCGCCCATACCGAGGCCCGCACCGACCGCTTCGTCGCGGCGGTGACCCGCTCGGCGGGCGATCCGCTCGAATTCTCGGTCGCCTATGGCGTGCGCGCCGTGTCGCCGGGCCAGTTCGTGCATCCGGCAGCGACGGTGGAAGACATGTACGACCCCGACCGCCAGGCCCATACCGACACCGGCTCGGTCGAGATCGTCGGACCGACGACGACGAAGTGA